One Actinospica robiniae DSM 44927 genomic region harbors:
- a CDS encoding glycoside hydrolase family 6 protein yields the protein MASVYVAALSGYCLAARCARRGRKAMRVPKVAEEGPRRTPAAGRRRRCAAATGAAVFATVTLAGLTQLSGVAVAGSIAGSTQFYVDPNTAVVQWDAANAGDSREPAIASRIASQPQGIWFSNYSPSTVQSDASAITSAAATAGKTPVLVMYNIPNRDCGGASAGGAPDIASYETYIQSFANGLGTHQVIVILEPDSLALQTCLSAQQATDRDNALAFAGKAIHTADPAAKVYMDAGHSSWNSASAQAAALNAASVKTSADGIFSNVSNFMTTSDEVSFDKQVLAALGNPSNLHIVVDTSRNGNGPASGDPWCDPSGRALGQTPTANTGDSAVDAYLWIKPPGESDGCADAAGTFDPALAYALIANGPSQSAVPSVSASASRSASASASASASASASPSASASASASASHSASASASASPSASRTTSAPAGGCHVTYANQSEWAGGFTASLSITNNGSSAISSWTVTYRYAGDQKVTSAWGATESQSGTTVTLTSLSYDGAIAAGGTLTGVGMQGTWSASDAAPGSFTLNGVACS from the coding sequence ATGGCGAGCGTTTACGTTGCGGCCTTGTCCGGATACTGTCTGGCAGCCCGTTGTGCCAGGAGAGGACGGAAAGCGATGCGTGTACCGAAAGTTGCTGAAGAGGGACCTCGGCGAACGCCTGCTGCGGGGCGGAGGCGACGTTGCGCGGCTGCTACCGGGGCTGCGGTGTTCGCTACGGTCACGCTTGCCGGGTTGACGCAGTTGAGCGGTGTTGCTGTCGCCGGGAGCATTGCCGGCAGCACCCAGTTCTACGTCGACCCGAACACCGCCGTGGTGCAGTGGGATGCGGCTAACGCCGGCGACTCGCGCGAGCCGGCGATTGCCTCGCGGATTGCTTCGCAGCCGCAGGGGATCTGGTTCTCCAACTACAGCCCGTCGACTGTTCAGTCGGATGCCTCGGCGATCACTTCCGCAGCGGCTACGGCGGGGAAGACGCCGGTGCTGGTCATGTACAACATTCCGAACCGGGACTGCGGCGGGGCTTCGGCTGGAGGTGCGCCGGACATCGCCAGCTACGAGACTTACATTCAGAGTTTCGCGAATGGACTCGGGACCCACCAGGTGATCGTCATCCTGGAGCCGGACTCGCTCGCGCTGCAGACTTGCCTCTCTGCGCAGCAGGCTACGGACCGCGACAACGCACTTGCTTTTGCTGGCAAGGCGATTCACACCGCCGACCCGGCCGCCAAGGTGTACATGGACGCGGGGCACTCCAGCTGGAACTCTGCCTCCGCCCAGGCTGCCGCGTTGAACGCGGCGAGCGTGAAGACGAGCGCGGACGGGATCTTCTCCAACGTCTCCAACTTCATGACGACCTCCGACGAGGTCTCCTTCGACAAGCAGGTCTTGGCCGCGCTGGGCAACCCGTCGAACCTGCACATCGTCGTGGACACCAGCCGCAACGGGAACGGCCCTGCCTCGGGTGACCCCTGGTGCGACCCGAGTGGGCGCGCGCTCGGCCAGACGCCCACGGCGAACACGGGCGACTCGGCGGTCGACGCTTACCTGTGGATCAAGCCGCCCGGCGAGTCGGACGGTTGCGCGGATGCTGCCGGCACCTTCGACCCGGCGCTCGCCTACGCGCTGATCGCCAACGGGCCGAGCCAGAGTGCTGTGCCGTCTGTCTCTGCGTCGGCTTCGCGTTCGGCCTCGGCCTCGGCCTCGGCCTCGGCCTCGGCCTCGGCGTCGCCGTCTGCGTCTGCGTCTGCTTCTGCTTCTGCTTCGCACTCCGCCTCGGCTTCCGCTTCCGCCAGCCCGTCGGCTTCGCGGACGACGAGCGCGCCGGCCGGTGGCTGCCACGTCACCTACGCGAACCAGAGCGAGTGGGCCGGCGGCTTCACGGCCAGCCTCTCGATCACGAACAACGGCAGTTCCGCCATCAGCAGTTGGACCGTCACCTATCGGTACGCCGGCGACCAGAAGGTCACCAGCGCGTGGGGGGCGACGGAGTCGCAGAGCGGGACGACCGTCACCCTCACGAGCCTGTCGTACGACGGCGCGATCGCTGCCGGTGGGACCCTCACGGGTGTCGGCATGCAGGGCACGTGGTCGGCGAGCGACGCCGCGCCGGGCAGCTTCACGCTCAACGGCGTTGCCTGCTCCTGA